The Sorex araneus isolate mSorAra2 chromosome 5, mSorAra2.pri, whole genome shotgun sequence genome has a segment encoding these proteins:
- the LRRC8C gene encoding volume-regulated anion channel subunit LRRC8C, translating to MIPVTEFRQFSEQQPAFRVLKPWWDVFTDYLSVAMLMIGVFGCTLQVMQDKIICLPKRVQPSQNHSSVSNISQAIASTTPLPPTKPSPTNPVTVEMKGLKTDLDLQQYSFINQMCYERALHWYAKYFPYLVLIHTLVFMLCSNFWFKFPGSSSKIEHFISILGKCFDSPWTTRALSEVSGEDSEEKDNRKNNVSRSNTVQTCPEGSLVNSQSLKSIPEKFVVDKSTAGALDKKEGEQAKALFEKVKKFRMHVEEGDILYAMYVRQTVLKVIKFLIIIAYNSALVSKVQFTVDCNVDIQDMTGYKNFSCNHTMAHLFSKLSFCYLCFVSIYGLTCLYTLYWLFYRSLKEYSFEYVRQETGIDDIPDVKNDFAFMLHMIDQYDPLYSKRFAVFLSEVSENKLKQLNLNNEWTPDKLRQKLQMNVHNRLELPLIMLSGLPDTVFEITELQSLKLEIIKNVMIPATIAQLENLQELSLHQCSVKIHSSALSFLKENLKVLSVKFDDMRELPPWMYGLRNLEELYLAGSLSHDISKNVTLESLRDLKSLKILSIKSNVSKIPQAVVDVSSHLQKMCIHNDGTKLVMLNNLKKLTNLTELELVHCDLERIPHAVFSLLSLQELDLKENNLKSIEEIVSFQHLRKLTVLKLWHNSITYIPEHIKKLTSLERLSFSHNKIEVLPSHLFLCNKIRYLDLSYNDIRFIPPEVGVLQSLQYFSITCNKVESLPDELYFCKKLKTLKIGKNNLSILSPKIGNLLFLSYLDVKGNHFEILPPELGDCRALKRACLVVEDALFETLPSDIREQMKAE from the coding sequence GTCATGCAAGACAAGATAATCTGCCTTCCAAAAAGAGTTCAGCCTTCTCAGAACCACTCTTCCGTTTCCAATATCTCTCAAGCAATTGCCAGCACGACCCCCCTGCCTCCAACAAAACCGTCTCCTACTAACCCTGTCACTGTAGAAATGAAAGGACTAAAGACAGATTTGGACCTTCAGCAGTACAGTTTTATAAACCAGATGTGTTATGAACGAGCCCTCCACTGGTATGCCAAGTACTTCCCTTATCTCGTCCTCATCCATACCCTGGTCTTCATGCTGTGCAGCAATTTTTGGTTCAAATTCCCAGGCTCCAGCtccaaaatagaacattttatctCAATCCTGGGCAAGTGCTTTGACTCTCCCTGGACCACAAGGGCTTTATCTGAAGTGTCTGGGGAAGACTCAGAGGAAAAGGATAACAGGAAGAACAATGTGAGCAGGTCCAACACAGTTCAGACTTGTCCAGAAGGCAGCCTGGTCAACTCTCAGTCTTTGAAATCTATTCCTGAGAAGTTTGTTGTGGACAAATCTACTGCAGGGGCTCTGGACAAGAAGGAAGGTGAACAAGCAAAGGCCTTATTTGAGAAGGTGAAGAAGTTCAGGATGCATGTAGAGGAAGGTGATATACTCTATGCAATGTATGTTCGCCAGACTGTACTTAAGGTAATAAAATTCCTAATCATCATTGCGTATAATAGTGCTCTGGTTTCCAAAGTCCAATTTACTGTGGACTGCAATGTAGACATTCAGGATATGACTGGATATAAGAACTTTTCTTGCAACCACACGATGGCACACTTATTCTCAAAACTCTCCTTTTGCTACCTGTGCTTTGTAAGTATCTATGGACTGACATGCCTTTATACCCTATATTGGTTGTTCTACCGTTCTCTAAAGGAATATTCTTTTGAGTATGTTCGACAGGAGACCGGAATTGATGACATTCCAGATGTGAAGAATGACTTTGCTTTTATGCTTCATATGATAGATCAATATGACCCTCTATATTCCAAGAGATTCGCAGTGTTCCTTTCCGAAGTGAGTGAAAATAAGTTGAAGCAACTAAATTTAAACAATGAGTGGACTCCTGATAAACTGAGGCAGAAGCTACAGATGAATGTCCACAACCGACTGGAATTGCCTCTCATCATGCTCTCCGGCCTTCCAGATACAGTTTTTGAAATCACAGAGTTGCAGTCACTGAAACTTGAAATTATCAAGAACGTAATGATCCCAGCCACCATTGCACAGCTAGAGAATCTCCAAGAACTCTCTCTGCACCAGTGCTCAGTCAAAATCCATAGCTCAGCACTCTCTTTCCTGAAGGAAAACCTCAAGGTCTTGAGTGTCAAGTTTGATGATATGAGGGAGCTGCCCCCTTGGATGTACGGACTTCGGAATCTGGAAGAGCTCTACTTGGCTGGCTCCCTAAGTCACGATATTTCAAAAAATGTCACCCTGGAATCCCTGCGGGATCTCAAAAGCCTTAAAATTCTCTCTATCAAGAGCAATGTTTCCAAAATTCCCCAGGCTGTGGTGGACGTGTCCAGCCATCTTCAGAAAATGTGTATCCATAATGATGGCACCAAGCTGGTGATGCTCAACAATCTAAAGAAGCTGACCAACCTGACCGAACTGGAGCTGGTCCACTGCGACCTGGAGCGCATCCCTCATGCTGTATTTAGCCTGCTCAGCCTGCAGGAATTGgacctcaaagaaaataatctgaaatcTATAGAAGAGATTGTTAGCTTCCAGCACTTGAGAAAGCTGACTGTGCTAAAACTGTGGCATAACAGTATCACCTACATCCCAGAACATATAAAGAAACTCACCAGCCTGGAGCGCCTGTCCTTCAGTCACAATAAAATAGAGGTGCTGCCTTCCCACCTCTTCCTATGCAACAAAATCCGATACCTGGACTTATCCTACAATGACATTCGCTTCATCCCCCCAGAGGTCGGAGTGCTGCAGAGTTTACAGTATTTCTCCATCACGTGTAACAAAGTGGAGAGTCTTCCCGATGAACTCTACTTCTGCAAGAAACTTAAGACTTTAAAGATTGGGAAGAACAACCTATCCATACTCTCTCCGAAAATTGGAAAtttactctttctttcctatttagATGTCAAAGGCAATCACTTTGAAATCCTCCCTCCTGAACTGGGCGACTGTCGGGCCCTGAAGCGAGCATGCTTAGTTGTAGAAGATGCTCTCTTTGAAACTCTGCCTTCTGACATCCGGGAGCAAATGAAAGCAGAATAA